A window from Vigna angularis cultivar LongXiaoDou No.4 chromosome 7, ASM1680809v1, whole genome shotgun sequence encodes these proteins:
- the LOC108336567 gene encoding LOB domain-containing protein 12 yields the protein MGGNSPCASCKLLRRRCTKDCIFAPYFPSEEPQKFAIVHKVFGASNVSKMLQELPVQQRTDAVSSLVYEASARVRDPVYGCVGAISYLQNQVADLQMQLAVAQAEILCLQMENESLIPISETDLHQKSYLLQNNFSQLLDFNTSNSVVQYSPNHLTQ from the exons atgggtGGAAATTCTCCTTGTGCCTCATGCAAATTGTTGAGACGCAGGTGCACGAAAGATTGCATCTTTGCTCCTTATTTTCCTTCTGAAGAACCTCAAAAGTTTGCCATAGTTCACAAAGTTTTTGGTGCTAGCAATGTTAGCAAAATGTTGCAG GAACTTCCAGTTCAGCAGAGAACAGATGCAGTGAGTAGTTTAGTGTATGAAGCAAGTGCAAGAGTGAGAGATCCTGTGTATGGTTGTGTTGGAGCCATATCTTATTTGCAAAATCAAGTTGCTGATCTTCAAATGCAACTTGCAGTTGCTCAAGCAGAGATACTCTGTCTTCAGATGGAAAATGAATCACTGATACCAATCTCAGAAACTGATCTACACCAGAAGTCTTATCTTCTTCAGAATAATTTCTCTCAGTTACTTGACTTTAACACTTCCAACAGTGTAGTTCAATATTCCCCTAATCATCTTACACAATGA
- the LOC108338148 gene encoding ferritin-2, chloroplastic, whose amino-acid sequence MLLRTAAASSLSLLNPNAEPWRSVPVQANNASRLVVRAAKGSTNHRALTGVIFEPFEEVKKELDLVPTVPQASLARQKYVDESEAAINEQINVEYNVSYVYHALFAYFDRDNVALRGLANFFKESSEEEREHAEKLMEYQNKRGGKVKLQSIVMPLSEFDHADKGDALHAMELALSLEKLTNEKLLQLHSVATKNGDVQLSDFVESEFLVEQVESIKRISEYVAQLRRVGKGHGVWHFDQMLLHEGGLAA is encoded by the exons ATGCTTCTCCGAACCGCTGCTGCTTCGTCACTCTCCCTCTTGAACCCCAACGCCGAACCTTGGCGTTCGGTTCCCGTTCAGGCGAACAACGCCAGCCGCTTGGTGGTCCGTGCCGCGAAAGGATCCACGAACCACCGCGCCCTAACTGGCGTGATTTTTGAACCGTTCGAGGAGGTGAAGAAGGAGCTAGATCTCGTTCCCACCGTTCCTCAAGCTTCTCTCGCGCGCCAAAAATACGTTGACGAATCTGAAGCCGCCATTAACGAACAAATCAA TGTGGAGTATAATGTTTCGTACGTGTATCATGCTCTGTTTGCGTACTTCGATAGGGATAACGTTGCGCTGAGAGGTCTTGCTAA tttttttaaggAATCGAGTGAAGAAGAACGAGAGCATGCTGAGAAATTGATGGAATATCAG aaCAAGCGTGGTGGAAAAGTGAAGTTGCAGTCAATTGTGATGCCGCTTTCTGAGTTTGATCATGCAGATAAAGGGGATGCACTGCACG CAATGGAACTGGCTCTCTCGTTAGAGAAGCTAACGAACGAAAAGCTCCTTCAGTTGCACAGT GTTGCCACGAAGAACGGTGATGTGCAGTTGTCAGACTTTGTCGAAAGCGAATTTCTGGTTGAACAG GTGGAATCCATCAAAAGAATATCTGAGTATGTTGCTCAGCTCAGAAGAGTTGGCAAAGGACATG GTGTGTGGCACTTTGATCAGATGCTCCTCCATGAGGGAGGACTTGCAGCTTGA